Within Methanocalculus natronophilus, the genomic segment TTTCAGGACTCATTGGACCATCACCATCTAAGGCGTTATTCACATCAATCACGCGTCCTTTTTTGTGAACGCCAACACTTATTCCGCCACCTAAATGTGCGATAATCATATTAAGTGATTCATATGGTTTATTTAAATCTTCACTTGCTTTTAAAGCAACTGCTTTTTGATTCAGTGCATGAAATAAAGAATCTCTTTTTATTTCAGGCATCCCGGTATATCTTGCAATATCTTCCATCTCATCAACCGCGACAGGATCGACAATAAAAGAAGGGATATTTTGTAAATCAGCAATTTCTTTTGCGATAACACACCCTAAATTCGAAGCATGTTCCCCACGGGGTGCTCTTTTTAAATAATCGATCATTG encodes:
- the buk gene encoding butyrate kinase yields the protein EAFMSKKILAINPGSTSTKIAVFNEKECVFKTTLRHDTDTIQSYKSIIDQYDFRKEAILSTLKAENIEIDNLDAVVGRGGMLKPIESGTYLVNDAMIDYLKRAPRGEHASNLGCVIAKEIADLQNIPSFIVDPVAVDEMEDIARYTGMPEIKRDSLFHALNQKAVALKASEDLNKPYESLNMIIAHLGGGISVGVHKKGRVIDVNNALDGDGPMSPE